One window from the genome of Pseudomonas frederiksbergensis encodes:
- the aldA gene encoding aldehyde dehydrogenase encodes MTEITDYQNFIANAFIPSDPSIDVRNPANGRLLARVPEASGEQVDAAIAAARKAQKSWAARPAIERAGYLRKIATKVRDNAERLAHIVTAEQGKVLGLARVEVNFTADYLDYMAEWARRLEGEVLTSDRAGESIFLLRKPLGVVAGILPWNFPFFLIARKMAPALVTGNTIVIKPSEETPINCFEFARLVAETDLPAGVFNVVSGTGATVGHDLTRHAGIDLISFTGSVGTGSRIMAAAAPNITKLNLELGGKAPAIVLADADLDLAVKAITASRVINTGQVCNCAERVYVERKVADPFIEQMAAAMAATRYGDPLAEDNLDMGPLINQAALDKVARMVTVAKGEGAEVVTGGAVADKGQGFHYQPTVLAGCGGEMAIMRQEIFGPVLPIQIVEDLDEAIALANDSDYGLTSSIYTSSLSAAMRASNELDFGETYINRENFEAMQGFHAGARKSGIGGADGKHGLYEYTHTHVVYIQV; translated from the coding sequence ATGACCGAGATCACCGATTACCAGAACTTCATTGCCAACGCCTTCATTCCCAGCGATCCAAGCATCGATGTGCGCAACCCGGCCAACGGCCGGTTGCTGGCACGGGTGCCCGAAGCCAGCGGCGAGCAGGTCGACGCGGCCATTGCCGCGGCGCGCAAGGCGCAAAAAAGTTGGGCCGCCCGCCCGGCCATCGAGCGTGCCGGCTACCTGCGAAAAATCGCTACCAAAGTGCGCGACAACGCCGAACGACTCGCCCATATCGTCACCGCCGAGCAGGGCAAAGTGTTGGGGTTGGCGCGGGTGGAAGTCAATTTCACCGCCGATTATCTGGACTACATGGCCGAGTGGGCACGACGCCTTGAGGGAGAGGTGCTGACCAGCGACCGCGCCGGCGAAAGCATTTTCCTGCTGCGCAAGCCACTGGGTGTGGTGGCCGGCATTTTGCCGTGGAACTTCCCGTTCTTCCTGATCGCTCGCAAGATGGCGCCGGCTCTGGTGACCGGTAACACCATCGTGATCAAGCCCAGCGAAGAAACGCCCATCAACTGCTTCGAATTTGCGCGCCTGGTGGCCGAGACCGACTTGCCGGCCGGGGTGTTCAATGTCGTCAGCGGCACAGGAGCGACGGTAGGGCATGACCTGACCCGTCATGCAGGCATCGACCTGATCAGCTTCACCGGCAGCGTCGGCACCGGCTCGCGGATCATGGCCGCGGCGGCGCCGAACATTACCAAGCTCAACCTGGAACTCGGTGGCAAGGCGCCGGCCATCGTGCTGGCGGATGCGGACCTGGACCTCGCGGTCAAGGCCATCACCGCTTCGAGGGTGATCAACACCGGGCAAGTCTGTAACTGCGCCGAGCGGGTGTATGTCGAGCGCAAAGTCGCCGACCCGTTCATCGAGCAAATGGCCGCCGCGATGGCCGCAACCCGTTACGGCGACCCGTTGGCCGAGGACAATCTGGACATGGGGCCGTTGATCAACCAGGCGGCGCTGGACAAGGTGGCGCGGATGGTCACGGTCGCAAAGGGGGAGGGGGCCGAAGTGGTCACGGGCGGCGCGGTGGCCGACAAAGGCCAGGGCTTCCATTACCAGCCGACGGTGCTGGCCGGATGCGGTGGCGAGATGGCGATCATGCGCCAGGAGATCTTCGGCCCGGTGCTGCCGATCCAGATTGTCGAAGACCTGGACGAAGCCATTGCCCTGGCCAATGACAGCGATTACGGCCTGACGTCATCGATCTACACCAGCAGCCTGAGTGCTGCCATGCGCGCGAGCAACGAGCTGGATTTCGGCGAAACCTACATCAATCGAGAGAACTTCGAAGCGATGCAGGGCTTCCATGCGGGGGCGCGCAAATCCGGTATTGGCGGCGCGGACGGCAAGCACGGCTTGTATGAATACACTCATACCCATGTGGTTTACATCCAAGTCTGA
- a CDS encoding PQQ-dependent dehydrogenase, methanol/ethanol family: MTQIGLAVPTASRNAALRIPLKALFVVLALTFHTVPAWAQDMPANVDGRRIIAADQEPGNWMSTGRTYDEQRYSPLNKISDQNVGQLGLAWSYKLDLDRGVEATPIVVDGVMYTTGPFSVVYALDARDGKLIWKYDPKSDRNRAGEACCDAVNRGVAVWKGKVYVGVLDGRLEAIDAKTGQRAWSVDTRADHSRSYTITGAPRVVNGKVVIGNGGAEFGVRGYVTAYDAETGKQAWRFFTVPGDPKLPPEDKAMAIAAKTWHGDAYVAQGGGGTAWDSFAFDPDLNLLYIGVGNGSLWDPKWRSQAKGDNLFLSSIVAVNADTGEYAWHYQTTPGDAWDYTATQHMILAELPIDGKPRKVLMQAPKNGFFYVIDRATGELLSAKGIVPQSWTKGMDMKTGRPIVDDENAAYWKDGKRKLVTPAFWGAHDWQPMSYNPNTGLVYIPAHIMSAYYEHIPEAPKRNPFKSMYQLGLRTGMMPEDADGLLEMAKGWSGKLIAWDPVKQQPAWEVPYVTIFNGGTLSTAGNLVFEGSADGRVIAYAADSGKKLWEQPAASGVMAAPITYSVDGEQYVTFMAGWGGAFSTFAGALSLRAGVRPFSQVLTYKLGGTAKLNEPAPLADTPEPPPLTGDLAAVDAGGKLYDGYCSQCHGIHAVSGGVLPDLRKLTAEKHQMFLGILYGGRVPDGMPSFADAFTPEQVEQIHQYLIKRAHDLQQEGGVWKTFTAK; the protein is encoded by the coding sequence ATGACACAGATTGGCCTCGCCGTGCCTACTGCTTCTCGGAACGCGGCCCTTCGCATTCCCCTCAAGGCGCTATTTGTCGTGCTGGCGCTTACCTTCCATACGGTCCCGGCCTGGGCGCAGGACATGCCAGCGAATGTCGACGGCAGGCGCATCATCGCCGCCGACCAGGAACCCGGTAACTGGATGAGCACCGGTCGCACCTACGACGAACAGCGCTACAGCCCGTTGAACAAGATCAGTGACCAGAACGTCGGCCAGCTGGGGCTCGCGTGGAGCTATAAGCTGGACCTGGATCGCGGTGTCGAGGCCACGCCTATCGTGGTCGACGGCGTAATGTATACGACCGGCCCATTCTCGGTGGTCTATGCCCTGGACGCGCGCGACGGTAAGTTGATCTGGAAGTACGACCCCAAGTCTGACCGCAATCGTGCCGGCGAGGCCTGTTGCGACGCGGTCAACCGAGGCGTCGCGGTGTGGAAGGGCAAGGTTTACGTGGGCGTGCTCGATGGTCGCCTGGAGGCCATCGACGCCAAGACCGGCCAGCGCGCCTGGTCGGTGGACACCCGGGCCGATCACTCGCGCAGCTACACCATCACCGGAGCCCCGCGAGTGGTCAACGGCAAAGTCGTGATCGGCAACGGTGGCGCCGAGTTCGGCGTACGCGGTTATGTCACCGCCTACGACGCCGAGACCGGTAAGCAGGCCTGGCGCTTCTTCACGGTGCCGGGCGATCCCAAATTGCCGCCCGAAGACAAGGCCATGGCTATTGCCGCCAAGACCTGGCACGGCGACGCCTATGTGGCCCAGGGCGGTGGTGGCACGGCATGGGATTCCTTTGCGTTCGACCCGGACTTGAACCTGCTGTACATCGGTGTGGGCAATGGTTCGTTGTGGGACCCGAAATGGCGGAGCCAGGCCAAGGGCGACAATCTGTTCCTGTCATCGATCGTCGCGGTCAATGCCGATACGGGCGAGTACGCCTGGCACTACCAGACTACGCCGGGGGACGCCTGGGACTACACCGCCACCCAGCACATGATCCTGGCGGAGCTGCCGATCGATGGAAAGCCGCGCAAGGTGCTGATGCAAGCGCCGAAGAACGGTTTCTTCTACGTGATCGACCGCGCCACGGGCGAGCTGCTGTCGGCCAAGGGCATCGTGCCGCAGAGCTGGACCAAGGGCATGGACATGAAGACGGGCCGGCCGATCGTCGATGACGAGAACGCCGCGTACTGGAAGGATGGCAAGCGCAAACTGGTCACGCCTGCGTTCTGGGGCGCCCATGATTGGCAGCCGATGTCCTACAACCCGAACACCGGTCTTGTGTATATCCCGGCGCACATCATGTCCGCCTATTACGAGCACATCCCCGAGGCGCCGAAGCGCAACCCGTTCAAGAGCATGTACCAACTTGGCCTGCGCACCGGGATGATGCCGGAGGACGCCGATGGGCTGTTGGAAATGGCCAAGGGCTGGTCGGGCAAGCTGATCGCCTGGGACCCGGTCAAGCAGCAACCGGCGTGGGAAGTGCCCTACGTGACGATCTTCAACGGCGGCACCTTGAGCACCGCCGGCAATCTGGTGTTCGAGGGCAGCGCCGACGGCCGGGTGATCGCCTACGCCGCCGACAGTGGCAAGAAACTCTGGGAGCAGCCGGCGGCCAGCGGTGTGATGGCGGCGCCGATTACCTACAGCGTGGACGGTGAGCAGTACGTGACGTTCATGGCCGGGTGGGGCGGCGCCTTCTCGACTTTTGCCGGTGCCTTGTCCTTGCGCGCCGGGGTCCGGCCGTTTTCCCAAGTGTTGACCTACAAGCTGGGCGGCACTGCGAAGCTCAACGAGCCAGCGCCGCTCGCCGACACGCCGGAACCGCCGCCCCTGACCGGCGACCTGGCCGCAGTGGACGCCGGCGGCAAGCTCTACGACGGCTACTGCTCCCAATGCCACGGCATTCATGCGGTCAGCGGCGGTGTGCTGCCGGACCTGCGCAAGCTGACGGCGGAAAAACATCAGATGTTCCTCGGCATTCTCTACGGCGGCCGCGTGCCGGACGGCATGCCGTCCTTTGCCGACGCCTTCACGCCGGAACAGGTGGAGCAAATCCACCAATACCTGATCAAGCGTGCCCACGACCTGCAGCAGGAAGGCGGCGTCTGGAAAACCTTCACCGCCAAATGA
- a CDS encoding alpha/beta hydrolase: protein MFASFESGRCQVNGITVNYRKGGSGQGLLLLHGHPQTHVMWHKIAEPLAKHFTVVAADLRGYGDSDKPAGDTEHLAYSKRQMALDGIELMHALGFVKFDVLAHDRGARVACRMAMDHPDAVKHLITLDIAPTLAMYEQTNEAFARAYWHWFFLIRPAPFPETLIEADPELYLRSVMGTRSAGMAPFTDAAFAEYLRCLALPGAAHGLCEDYRASASIDLEHDRSDRQAGRKLSIPLLALWGADGVVGRCFDPLGEWQKVAIDVRGKALPSGHYIAEEAPEHLIDEVLGFLLPSIPGGR, encoded by the coding sequence ATGTTCGCCTCATTTGAATCGGGCCGGTGCCAAGTCAATGGCATCACCGTCAACTACCGCAAAGGCGGAAGCGGCCAAGGCCTGCTCCTGCTCCACGGGCATCCCCAGACCCACGTCATGTGGCACAAGATCGCCGAACCCCTGGCGAAGCATTTCACCGTGGTCGCGGCGGACCTTCGTGGCTACGGTGACAGCGACAAACCGGCAGGCGACACCGAGCACCTCGCCTACTCCAAGCGGCAAATGGCGCTGGACGGGATCGAGCTAATGCACGCGCTGGGATTCGTGAAATTTGACGTGTTGGCACATGACAGGGGCGCGCGCGTGGCCTGTCGCATGGCGATGGACCACCCGGACGCAGTGAAGCATTTGATCACGTTGGATATCGCTCCGACCCTGGCGATGTATGAGCAGACCAACGAAGCGTTCGCCCGCGCCTACTGGCACTGGTTCTTCTTGATCCGCCCCGCTCCGTTTCCCGAAACGCTGATCGAGGCTGATCCGGAGCTTTACCTGCGCAGCGTCATGGGCACTCGCAGCGCTGGCATGGCGCCGTTCACCGACGCCGCCTTTGCCGAGTACTTGCGCTGCCTGGCACTCCCTGGCGCAGCTCATGGTCTGTGTGAAGATTACCGGGCAAGCGCCAGCATCGACCTGGAGCACGACCGAAGCGACCGGCAAGCCGGCAGAAAACTTTCAATCCCGTTGCTCGCGTTGTGGGGGGCGGACGGCGTCGTGGGCCGCTGCTTCGATCCGCTTGGAGAATGGCAAAAAGTCGCGATCGACGTGCGAGGGAAAGCGTTGCCGTCGGGGCATTACATTGCCGAAGAAGCGCCAGAGCATTTGATCGATGAGGTGCTAGGATTCCTGCTCCCTTCGATCCCTGGAGGCAGGTAG
- a CDS encoding ACT domain-containing protein encodes MSGEKSIAKLLSGMSPTLNDGDYVFCCVTDPDLVKDEEILGSFREKEGLTVIIERNRAKALGLDFEYVAAWITLTVHSALDAVGLTAAFATALGNAGISCNVIAAYYHDHIFVGREDAQRAIEVLEALARSGGGE; translated from the coding sequence ATGTCAGGCGAGAAATCGATCGCGAAACTACTCAGCGGAATGAGCCCGACGCTCAATGACGGGGATTACGTCTTCTGCTGCGTCACTGACCCAGACCTCGTCAAAGACGAGGAGATCCTGGGCAGCTTCCGCGAAAAAGAAGGGCTGACGGTGATCATCGAGCGCAACAGGGCCAAGGCCCTGGGCCTGGACTTCGAATACGTCGCCGCCTGGATTACCTTGACCGTGCATTCCGCCCTGGACGCCGTCGGCTTGACCGCTGCCTTCGCAACGGCCTTGGGAAACGCCGGTATCAGCTGCAACGTCATCGCGGCTTACTACCATGACCATATTTTCGTGGGGCGGGAAGATGCACAGCGGGCGATTGAGGTTCTGGAAGCGCTTGCTCGGTCAGGGGGTGGAGAGTGA
- the glcC gene encoding transcriptional regulator GlcC encodes MDSEETRRNLQVADVVCERIERLIVDGVLKTGQLLPSERRLTEKLGVSRTALREGLKLLRARGIIKTEQGKGSFVADLSGHGLVSPLMHLFSSQPRTLYDLFEVRSLLEGESARLAALRGTEADFVLITRSYEAMLDAHGRPLEASVHARLDHAFHLAICEASHNPVLVQTLRSLTDLLLSSVFASVNNLYHREPQKRQIDRQHARLYNAVTGRLPEQARKAAIAHIQSICENLKEIENEEQRLVRATLRLEGWA; translated from the coding sequence ATGGATAGCGAAGAGACGCGCCGTAATCTCCAAGTCGCCGACGTGGTCTGCGAGCGCATCGAGCGCCTGATCGTCGATGGCGTACTCAAGACTGGGCAACTATTGCCTTCGGAGCGGCGGTTGACGGAAAAACTCGGCGTCTCCCGCACTGCGCTTCGCGAGGGACTGAAGCTGCTGCGCGCTCGCGGGATTATCAAGACCGAGCAGGGCAAAGGGTCGTTCGTGGCCGACCTGTCCGGGCATGGCTTGGTGTCGCCGCTGATGCACCTGTTCAGTTCGCAGCCACGTACGCTCTATGACTTATTTGAAGTGCGCAGCCTGCTGGAAGGCGAGTCCGCGCGCCTGGCGGCCTTGCGCGGGACCGAGGCTGATTTCGTACTGATCACCCGCAGCTACGAGGCCATGCTCGATGCCCATGGCCGTCCCTTGGAGGCCAGCGTCCACGCCCGGCTCGACCATGCGTTTCACCTGGCAATCTGCGAGGCGTCGCACAATCCGGTACTGGTGCAAACCTTGCGCTCGCTGACGGATTTGTTGCTCAGTTCGGTATTCGCCTCGGTCAACAACCTCTATCACCGCGAGCCGCAAAAGCGCCAGATCGACCGCCAACACGCCCGGCTCTACAACGCCGTGACCGGCCGCCTGCCGGAGCAGGCACGCAAGGCGGCCATCGCCCACATCCAGAGCATCTGCGAAAACCTCAAGGAAATCGAAAACGAAGAGCAACGCCTGGTGCGTGCCACGTTGCGGCTTGAGGGGTGGGCGTAG
- the glcD gene encoding glycolate oxidase subunit GlcD — MNILYDERVDGALPDVDKNALLLALQTQLPDLEILHQSEELKPYECDGLSAYRTTPMLVVLPRRIEEVQGVLRLCHARKVPVVARGAGTGLSGGALPLEKGVLLVMARFNNILHIDPAARTARVQPGVRNLAISQAAAPFGLYYAPDPSSQIACSIGGNVAENAGGVHCLKYGLTVHNLLKVDILTVDGEHLTLGSQALDSPGFDLLALFTGSEGMLGVITEVTVKLLPKPQTAKVLLAAFDSVEKAGHAVGDIIAAGIIPGGLEMMDNLAIRAAEDFIHAGYPVDAEAILLCELDGVEADVHADCDRVRKVLEQAGATEVRQARDEAERVRFWAGRKNAFPAVGRLSPDYYCMDGTIPRRELPGVLRAIAALSAEYGLRVANVFHAGDGNMHPLILFDANQPGELDRAEALGGKILELCVKVGGSITGEHGVGREKINQMCAQFNSDELTVFHAIKAAFDPSGLLNPGKNIPTLHRCAEFGAMHVHLGQMPFPELERF; from the coding sequence ATGAACATTCTCTACGACGAACGCGTCGACGGCGCCCTGCCTGACGTCGACAAAAACGCGCTGCTACTGGCCCTGCAAACCCAGCTGCCCGACCTGGAAATCCTGCATCAGTCCGAAGAGCTCAAGCCGTACGAGTGTGACGGACTCTCCGCTTACCGCACCACGCCCATGCTGGTGGTCTTGCCCCGACGTATCGAGGAGGTCCAGGGCGTACTTCGGCTCTGCCATGCGCGCAAGGTGCCTGTCGTGGCCCGGGGCGCGGGCACCGGTTTGTCCGGCGGTGCCTTGCCGTTGGAAAAAGGCGTGTTGCTGGTGATGGCGCGCTTCAACAACATTTTGCACATCGACCCAGCCGCCCGTACCGCACGGGTTCAACCGGGGGTGCGTAACCTGGCGATTTCCCAGGCGGCCGCACCGTTCGGCTTGTACTACGCGCCGGACCCCTCCTCGCAGATCGCCTGTTCAATCGGCGGCAACGTCGCAGAAAACGCCGGTGGCGTGCATTGCCTCAAATACGGGCTGACCGTGCACAACCTGCTCAAGGTCGACATTCTCACCGTAGACGGCGAGCACCTGACCCTGGGTTCCCAGGCCCTCGACTCGCCCGGGTTCGATCTGCTGGCATTGTTCACCGGTTCCGAAGGCATGCTCGGGGTGATTACCGAGGTCACGGTCAAGCTGTTGCCCAAACCGCAAACGGCCAAAGTGCTGCTGGCGGCTTTCGATTCCGTTGAAAAGGCCGGCCACGCCGTGGGCGACATTATTGCAGCCGGCATCATTCCGGGCGGCCTGGAGATGATGGACAACCTGGCCATTCGCGCCGCCGAAGACTTCATCCACGCCGGCTACCCGGTGGACGCCGAAGCTATCCTGCTGTGCGAGCTCGACGGTGTGGAAGCCGACGTCCACGCTGACTGCGACCGGGTACGCAAGGTATTGGAACAGGCCGGTGCCACCGAAGTGCGCCAGGCTCGCGACGAGGCCGAGCGCGTGCGCTTCTGGGCCGGGCGCAAAAATGCGTTCCCGGCGGTGGGCCGCCTCTCGCCCGATTATTACTGCATGGACGGGACCATCCCGCGCCGGGAACTACCGGGTGTGCTACGGGCTATCGCGGCGTTATCGGCTGAATACGGCTTGCGGGTCGCTAATGTTTTCCATGCCGGCGACGGCAACATGCACCCGCTGATCCTGTTCGATGCCAATCAACCGGGCGAGCTCGATCGCGCCGAAGCGCTGGGCGGCAAGATCCTTGAATTGTGCGTGAAGGTCGGCGGCAGCATCACCGGGGAACACGGCGTGGGCCGCGAGAAGATCAACCAGATGTGCGCACAGTTCAACAGCGATGAACTGACCGTGTTCCATGCCATCAAGGCAGCGTTCGATCCGAGCGGGTTGCTCAACCCTGGCAAGAACATTCCGACGCTGCATCGCTGCGCCGAGTTTGGCGCCATGCATGTCCACCTGGGGCAGATGCCCTTCCCCGAACTGGAGCGTTTCTGA
- the glcE gene encoding glycolate oxidase subunit GlcE, with product MGSEQDFDNSAALLEHVNQALEDATPLRIQGSNSKAFLGRSVAGEVLDTRAHRGVVSYDPTELVITARCGMPLAELSEILDASHQMLPCEPPAFGDSATVGGMIGCGLSGPRRPWSGSVRDFILGTRVITGQGKHLRFGGEVMKNVAGYDLSRLMAGSYGSLGVVTEVSLKVLPKPQQTLSISLEMDAARALSRLAEWGQQPLPISAACHDGQRLHLRLEGGEGSVAAARDRLGGELLNASYWQDLNEHRLHFFEEERPLWRLALPPATPRLPLPGVQLIDWGGAQRWLKSGAEATFIRSLVEQVGGHAICYTPGQTDSPFQPLAGALMRYHRNLKRQLDPRGIFNPGRLYAEL from the coding sequence ATGGGCAGCGAACAGGATTTCGACAACAGCGCCGCGCTGCTGGAGCACGTCAACCAGGCGCTGGAAGACGCCACCCCGTTGCGTATCCAGGGGTCCAACAGCAAGGCTTTCCTCGGACGCAGCGTGGCAGGCGAAGTCCTCGACACCCGCGCCCACCGGGGCGTTGTCAGCTACGACCCGACTGAATTGGTGATCACCGCTCGCTGTGGTATGCCATTGGCAGAGTTGTCCGAAATACTCGACGCGTCGCACCAGATGTTGCCTTGCGAACCGCCCGCCTTCGGTGACAGCGCCACCGTGGGCGGCATGATCGGCTGCGGACTCTCCGGGCCGCGACGCCCCTGGTCGGGGTCGGTGCGCGACTTCATCCTTGGCACGCGGGTCATCACCGGCCAGGGCAAGCACCTGCGCTTCGGTGGCGAAGTCATGAAAAACGTTGCCGGCTATGATCTGTCACGCTTGATGGCGGGCAGCTACGGTTCGCTGGGCGTGGTGACCGAAGTGTCCCTCAAGGTCCTGCCAAAACCGCAACAGACCTTGAGCATCAGCCTGGAAATGGACGCCGCCCGGGCTTTGTCGCGCCTCGCCGAATGGGGCCAGCAACCCCTGCCGATCAGCGCCGCATGCCACGATGGCCAGCGCCTGCACCTGAGGCTTGAGGGCGGAGAAGGCTCGGTGGCGGCGGCCCGCGACCGTTTGGGCGGCGAGTTGCTCAACGCTTCGTACTGGCAGGACTTGAATGAACACCGCTTGCATTTCTTCGAGGAGGAGCGGCCCCTCTGGCGCCTCGCCTTGCCACCTGCTACGCCCCGACTGCCGCTGCCGGGCGTCCAGTTGATCGATTGGGGTGGCGCCCAGCGTTGGCTCAAGTCTGGCGCCGAAGCGACCTTCATTCGCTCGCTCGTCGAACAAGTCGGTGGGCACGCGATCTGCTACACCCCTGGCCAGACCGACAGCCCCTTCCAACCGCTGGCCGGCGCGCTGATGCGCTATCACCGGAACTTGAAGCGCCAACTCGATCCACGGGGCATCTTCAACCCCGGTCGCTTGTACGCGGAGCTCTGA
- the glcF gene encoding glycolate oxidase subunit GlcF produces MQTTLSENARQLPRAEEAERILRSCVHCGFCNATCPTYQLLGDELDGPRGRIYLIKQVLEGNEATRKTQEHLDRCLSCRNCETTCPSGVDYHNLLDIGRAVVDAAVPRPYGQRLLREGLRGVLPNPALFKGLVSSSQVLRALLPNTLQAKLPRNTHPAKSRPTTHHDRQVLMLEGCVQPSLSPNTNAAAARVLDRLGISVAAIRKDGCCGALDYHLDAQAAGLDRARRNIDAWWPAIESGAEAIVQTASGCGAFIKDYGHLLSTDPAYADKAARVSALAKDLVEVLRDEPLDKLGVHSDQRLAFHCPCTLQHAQRLGGAVEALLQKLGFNLTPVPDSHLCCGSAGTYSLTQPDLSRQLRDNKLNALESGHPEVIATANIGCQAHLDGAGRTPVRHWIELVEAALP; encoded by the coding sequence ATGCAGACCACCTTGAGCGAAAACGCCCGCCAGTTGCCTCGCGCCGAAGAAGCCGAACGCATCCTGCGCAGTTGCGTGCACTGCGGTTTCTGCAATGCCACCTGCCCGACCTATCAGTTGCTGGGTGACGAACTGGATGGCCCGAGGGGGCGCATCTACCTGATCAAGCAGGTGCTCGAAGGCAACGAAGCGACCCGCAAGACCCAGGAGCACCTGGATCGTTGCCTGTCGTGCCGCAACTGCGAAACCACCTGTCCTTCAGGTGTCGACTATCACAATTTGCTGGACATCGGTCGTGCGGTGGTCGATGCGGCAGTCCCGCGCCCATACGGCCAACGCCTGTTGCGCGAGGGGTTGCGTGGCGTGCTGCCCAATCCGGCGTTGTTCAAAGGGCTGGTGAGCAGTAGCCAGGTATTGCGTGCGTTGCTGCCCAACACGCTGCAAGCCAAGTTGCCGCGCAACACGCATCCTGCGAAGTCACGACCGACCACCCACCATGACCGGCAAGTGCTCATGCTCGAAGGCTGCGTACAGCCGAGCCTGTCGCCCAATACCAATGCGGCCGCCGCGCGGGTGCTGGATCGGCTGGGAATCAGCGTCGCTGCGATTCGCAAGGACGGTTGCTGCGGTGCGCTGGACTATCACCTGGACGCCCAGGCCGCCGGCCTCGATCGCGCCCGACGCAACATCGACGCATGGTGGCCCGCCATCGAAAGCGGTGCCGAGGCCATCGTGCAAACCGCCAGCGGCTGCGGCGCCTTTATCAAGGATTACGGGCACCTGCTCAGCACCGATCCGGCGTATGCCGACAAGGCTGCCAGGGTCAGTGCCCTGGCCAAGGACCTGGTGGAAGTGCTGCGCGACGAACCGCTGGACAAGCTCGGCGTACACAGCGACCAGCGCCTGGCCTTTCACTGCCCCTGCACGTTGCAACACGCGCAAAGGCTCGGAGGTGCGGTTGAAGCGCTCCTGCAAAAGCTTGGATTCAACCTCACGCCAGTGCCCGACAGCCACCTGTGCTGCGGCTCGGCGGGCACCTATTCGCTGACCCAACCCGACCTGTCCAGGCAATTGCGTGACAACAAGCTCAATGCCTTGGAAAGCGGACACCCCGAAGTCATCGCCACCGCCAATATCGGCTGCCAGGCCCACCTTGACGGCGCCGGCCGAACCCCGGTCCGGCATTGGATCGAACTGGTCGAAGCGGCGTTGCCTTGA